In one window of Blastopirellula marina DNA:
- a CDS encoding vWA domain-containing protein — protein MQLSCFYCSKNLTATADQLGGEVVCPHCGNVVRLPDAEQLHKTEEDHQPKSHNWLTDSISGFASLLIHMGILFVLAAVTCDYRSGLPEGEEVSIGELPGIDLTDSGGDVLDTSEVEQSSDTASLDELVADIEPPTAATSEMGDEVSLSQLLPSGAAGGAAGSLNTIGGGGGAVGAGTTFMGVRAEGSRICIIADCSGSMSGPKIEYLKEEVLEAVRSMSRESEFQIVFFNSVSVPYNMRGWRNPKRDLDNVKRWLNTVTAQGGTNPIPAFEDAFKLTPAPDAIFFMTDGQFEPNVVPGVKALNIGGSNRTKIHAISFIDKAAEAEMRQIANDSGGSYRHVSAF, from the coding sequence ATGCAACTTTCCTGCTTTTACTGCAGTAAGAACCTGACGGCAACCGCCGATCAATTGGGTGGTGAAGTTGTTTGTCCGCACTGTGGCAATGTCGTGCGTCTGCCAGATGCCGAGCAACTGCATAAAACCGAAGAAGACCATCAGCCGAAGTCCCATAACTGGCTAACCGACAGTATCTCGGGCTTTGCTTCGCTGCTGATTCACATGGGCATCTTGTTTGTCCTGGCAGCCGTTACTTGTGATTATCGCAGTGGTCTTCCCGAAGGGGAGGAAGTCTCGATCGGCGAGCTACCGGGGATCGATCTGACTGACTCGGGTGGAGACGTCCTCGATACGAGCGAAGTGGAACAAAGTTCCGACACAGCCAGCCTCGACGAGCTGGTCGCCGACATCGAGCCCCCCACCGCAGCCACGTCCGAGATGGGAGACGAAGTCAGTCTTTCGCAGCTACTGCCCAGCGGTGCCGCAGGCGGCGCGGCAGGATCGTTGAACACCATCGGCGGTGGTGGCGGTGCCGTGGGCGCGGGCACCACATTTATGGGCGTGCGGGCCGAAGGTTCACGCATCTGCATCATTGCCGACTGCAGCGGCAGTATGAGTGGCCCGAAGATCGAATATCTGAAAGAAGAAGTTCTCGAAGCAGTGCGCAGCATGTCGCGCGAGAGTGAGTTTCAGATTGTCTTCTTTAATAGCGTATCTGTTCCCTACAACATGCGTGGCTGGCGAAACCCCAAGCGCGACCTCGACAACGTGAAACGCTGGCTCAACACGGTCACGGCCCAGGGTGGCACCAATCCGATTCCCGCGTTTGAGGATGCATTCAAACTAACGCCGGCCCCGGATGCGATCTTCTTCATGACCGACGGCCAATTCGAGCCGAATGTGGTCCCGGGGGTGAAAGCGCTGAACATTGGTGGCAGCAACCGCACCAAGATTCATGCAATCTCGTTCATCGATAAGGCCGCCGAAGCAGAGATGAGGCAGATTGCAAACGACTCCGGAGGATCGTATCGCCATGTCTCTGCCTTTTGA